Proteins found in one Haloferax litoreum genomic segment:
- a CDS encoding GtrA family protein, whose protein sequence is MTNRLSALLSGARFGKFASVGAVGAMFDLTVSSLLIVVFGVVGEVAKLAGAEVAIVVMFVINDRWTFADAGSDHLLAKVRRFVKSNLVRSGGLAVQVLVVRALREVPLTIPVAGIDLWQLIPLPIAIGASMFLNYVAESLFTWRIGAGSRHRDSR, encoded by the coding sequence ATGACTAATCGGTTGTCCGCGCTCCTCTCTGGTGCCCGCTTCGGGAAGTTCGCATCTGTCGGTGCTGTCGGGGCGATGTTCGACCTTACGGTGAGTAGCCTGCTCATCGTCGTGTTCGGCGTCGTCGGCGAGGTAGCCAAACTCGCCGGCGCAGAAGTCGCCATCGTCGTGATGTTCGTCATCAACGACCGCTGGACGTTTGCCGACGCGGGGTCGGACCACCTCCTCGCGAAGGTTCGGCGGTTCGTCAAGTCGAATCTCGTCAGGAGCGGTGGCCTCGCCGTGCAGGTACTCGTCGTCCGCGCACTCAGAGAGGTTCCGCTGACGATTCCCGTCGCTGGCATCGACCTCTGGCAACTCATCCCGCTCCCCATCGCAATCGGTGCCTCGATGTTCTTGAACTACGTCGCAGAGAGTCTCTTCACGTGGCGAATCGGGGCGGGTTCGCGTCACCGTGACTCACGGTGA